In one window of Pseudomonadota bacterium DNA:
- a CDS encoding YncE family protein, which yields MMNRLVYFSCLVAVLTCFIGIAVSAQAASYAYMGNFGMNTVSVVDTATNMVTATIPVDNWPTGVAVNQAGTRVFVAEGSEIKVIDTGANSIIGTISTTSATHGIAINSATTKLYASTFGDVIVVDTLTRSIVATIPITAQPWHTVMGIAINRAGTRLYAMIPEENLVAVIDTSTNTIIGTVSVGISPIGVAMSPSGTRAYVVNYGEPISSATDKPGTVSVIDTSAGAVVATIPVGNNPENVAVNPAGTRVYVTNWLSDTVSVIDTATNTVVSTIPVTDGMPRSVAIDESGAHIYVGTTASQTVSVIDAASNTVVARISGLIGVNSIAIGPDESLGGISKRTSIQKVVCTNLSTRQSVIIQGESVALTGSWNCEDAGLAVRQGDSINMTVKGLSF from the coding sequence ATGATGAATAGATTGGTGTACTTTTCATGTCTTGTCGCAGTGTTAACATGTTTTATCGGAATAGCTGTATCAGCCCAGGCTGCGTCCTATGCTTATATGGGCAATTTTGGCATGAATACTGTTTCGGTAGTGGATACTGCTACCAATATGGTAACCGCAACCATACCCGTTGACAATTGGCCAACAGGTGTCGCAGTCAACCAGGCAGGAACACGAGTTTTTGTAGCCGAAGGTTCCGAGATCAAAGTGATTGACACAGGCGCTAATTCTATAATAGGTACAATATCAACAACTTCTGCAACCCATGGCATCGCGATAAACTCAGCGACCACGAAGCTTTATGCTTCTACTTTCGGGGACGTAATTGTTGTGGATACGCTCACACGTTCAATCGTGGCAACAATTCCCATAACTGCACAGCCTTGGCATACTGTAATGGGTATCGCAATTAACAGGGCAGGTACTCGCCTTTACGCGATGATTCCTGAAGAAAACTTAGTAGCAGTGATTGATACGTCCACAAACACAATAATTGGAACTGTTTCTGTAGGTATCTCGCCTATTGGCGTTGCTATGAGCCCGTCCGGCACTCGTGCCTATGTGGTGAACTACGGTGAGCCAATTTCGTCGGCGACAGACAAACCCGGTACTGTTTCCGTCATAGACACGTCTGCCGGAGCAGTCGTAGCAACTATCCCCGTAGGCAACAATCCCGAGAATGTAGCCGTTAATCCGGCAGGTACAAGGGTATATGTCACAAACTGGTTATCAGATACTGTATCAGTTATCGACACGGCCACCAATACAGTGGTTTCCACTATTCCCGTGACGGACGGTATGCCGCGCAGCGTAGCAATAGATGAATCAGGCGCCCATATTTATGTGGGAACGACAGCGTCTCAGACTGTTTCGGTTATTGACGCAGCCAGCAATACGGTAGTTGCACGTATATCTGGCCTTATTGGTGTCAATAGTATTGCCATCGGTCCTGATGAGAGTCTGGGCGGCATAAGTAAGCGAACGAGTATACAGAAGGTCGTATGTACAAACCTATCCACAAGACAGTCCGTAATCATCCAAGGAGAGTCTGTGGCATTGACCGGTTCCTGGAACTGTGAGGACGCGGGCTTGGCTGTCCGCCAAGGTGATAGCATCAATATGACCGTGAAAGGACTTTCCTTCTGA
- a CDS encoding transposase — translation MGWSSNSQVKTCIDSFDGRLEIFLLPSYSPDLNPIEQLWNHTKNNGVGIQPVNGPDQLKRAVINKLRRLQKLPKIISSFFRHPECVYILSE, via the coding sequence TTGGGATGGTCATCCAACTCACAAGTCAAAACTTGTATAGATTCATTTGATGGGCGTTTAGAGATATTTTTACTACCTTCATATTCTCCTGACTTGAACCCTATTGAACAGTTATGGAACCACACTAAAAACAATGGCGTTGGAATACAACCTGTAAATGGTCCTGATCAGCTAAAAAGGGCGGTAATTAATAAACTACGCCGTCTTCAAAAGTTGCCAAAAATAATTTCTTCATTCTTTCGACATCCAGAATGTGTCTATATTTTGAGCGAGTGA
- a CDS encoding DUF4393 domain-containing protein — translation MNQEKEIIDAAKALGLGDLIPEVYRDMLQPAVRQVGEGLAVIAKAVKISLAPLEAGVWGYQQIKEWLSFRVTSILAKKQVKKIQAAPFNIAGPLVLQLIFAKDEPDLKNLYASLLATAMDADDNSAHPSFVSIIQQLTPDEAKILQYVAKIDEKWPSLSEDTSVEGYAKDSVDSKFKKWCEEAGVKKLDGSETYMDNLIRLRIFRHVVGNDAKYEPPGYNRHGDYGASVSNTEYELLELTSFGRHFINACIESGKPNK, via the coding sequence ATGAACCAAGAAAAAGAAATAATTGATGCGGCAAAGGCGCTGGGACTTGGCGATCTGATACCCGAGGTATATCGTGATATGCTCCAACCAGCCGTCAGGCAGGTTGGTGAAGGCCTTGCTGTAATAGCAAAAGCCGTAAAAATATCCCTTGCTCCATTAGAGGCAGGAGTATGGGGTTACCAGCAAATCAAGGAATGGCTTTCATTCCGTGTTACGAGTATACTTGCAAAAAAGCAGGTAAAGAAAATTCAAGCAGCTCCCTTCAACATTGCTGGACCTCTTGTGCTTCAATTAATATTCGCTAAAGATGAACCAGATCTAAAAAATTTATATGCATCATTATTGGCAACGGCAATGGATGCAGATGATAACTCAGCCCATCCCTCATTTGTATCAATCATTCAACAACTGACGCCGGATGAAGCAAAGATACTACAATACGTTGCTAAAATCGATGAGAAATGGCCATCTTTATCTGAAGACACATCTGTTGAAGGATATGCAAAAGATTCAGTCGATTCAAAGTTCAAAAAATGGTGTGAAGAAGCAGGTGTCAAAAAATTAGATGGGTCTGAAACTTATATGGACAACCTTATTCGCCTTCGCATTTTTAGACATGTGGTTGGAAATGATGCCAAATATGAGCCACCTGGATACAATCGACATGGTGATTACGGAGCCTCTGTCTCTAATACCGAATATGAGTTGTTAGAATTAACATCGTTTGGGCGACATTTCATTAACGCTTGCATCGAAAGTGGAAAGCCCAACAAATAA
- a CDS encoding abortive infection family protein, protein MLDEFSNDIERIQALQNMLIAISTGEQAKSSDYTELRGYLLENSAYKQLLPSFVRTNRELNQFWPFIKNKYGTYAERRAYIWQEFTPILDFLEGKNRAPLDQSTSEILKQFDSDGVHVVWQRALERRTTDPEGAITAARTLLETVCKHILDEQQISYDNNKIELHELYKLTAGELSLSPSQHTEDVFKQILWGCSAIVNGLGTLRNRLGDAHGKGKAPVRPASRHAELAVNLSGALSLFLIATFNDRYKT, encoded by the coding sequence ATGCTTGACGAATTTTCAAATGATATTGAACGCATTCAAGCCCTGCAAAATATGCTTATTGCTATCTCAACAGGTGAACAAGCTAAAAGTAGTGATTATACGGAACTAAGAGGTTACTTATTAGAGAATTCTGCATACAAGCAACTTCTACCATCGTTTGTAAGAACAAATAGAGAGTTAAATCAATTTTGGCCATTTATAAAAAATAAATACGGCACCTATGCGGAGCGCCGTGCGTATATTTGGCAAGAATTTACCCCCATCCTCGATTTTTTGGAAGGTAAAAATCGAGCCCCACTAGATCAATCCACATCCGAAATTCTAAAGCAGTTCGATTCAGATGGGGTACATGTAGTATGGCAACGCGCGTTGGAACGACGTACAACTGACCCAGAGGGCGCAATAACGGCAGCGCGAACATTACTTGAAACAGTCTGCAAACATATACTTGACGAACAGCAAATCTCATATGATAACAATAAGATCGAATTACATGAACTATACAAGCTAACAGCTGGTGAACTTTCGCTATCACCAAGTCAGCACACAGAAGACGTTTTTAAACAAATATTGTGGGGGTGTTCTGCTATCGTTAATGGGCTGGGGACTTTGCGAAACAGGCTAGGTGATGCACATGGTAAAGGCAAAGCACCTGTTCGTCCAGCATCACGGCATGCTGAGCTTGCAGTTAATTTGTCCGGTGCTCTCTCTCTATTCTTAATAGCAACATTCAATGACCGATACAAAACCTAA
- a CDS encoding type II toxin-antitoxin system HicA family toxin gives MPELPRISGKEAVNIFKKLGFYEARQKGSHVIMRKDDRGCAIPLHKNLAIGTLRSAIRQAGITVDEFVTAYKER, from the coding sequence ATGCCTGAACTTCCGAGAATCTCAGGCAAGGAAGCCGTTAACATATTTAAAAAACTTGGATTTTATGAAGCACGCCAGAAAGGCAGCCATGTCATCATGCGCAAGGACGACAGAGGATGCGCAATTCCATTACATAAAAATCTTGCCATCGGAACACTCAGAAGTGCTATCCGTCAGGCCGGTATTACTGTTGACGAATTTGTTACCGCCTATAAAGAAAGATAA
- a CDS encoding type II toxin-antitoxin system HicB family antitoxin: MNTFTAIVHKEENLYVALCPEVGTASQGETIEEAVKNLQEATELYLEEFPMKHTYRPIMTTFEVAVHA; the protein is encoded by the coding sequence ATGAATACATTTACCGCTATCGTGCATAAAGAAGAAAATCTTTATGTGGCTTTGTGTCCCGAGGTGGGAACAGCAAGTCAGGGGGAAACTATAGAAGAAGCAGTGAAAAATCTTCAGGAAGCTACAGAACTTTATCTGGAAGAATTCCCCATGAAGCATACTTACCGACCGATAATGACAACATTTGAGGTTGCCGTTCATGCCTGA
- a CDS encoding chorismate-binding protein, whose protein sequence is MLLNQFPDKKEFCALSEKSNVIPLCVEILADTETPVSLLRKFYDGKGPVFLLESVEGGERWGRYSFLGTSARSHICVFKDHVEVKENGTVKKIPHGNKPLDVLRDIMKDYRPASLAGLPRFWGGMVGYLSYEMVSFFEPVPCVVPDDKPLSHFIIPDEIIVFDNIRNTLLGISICFTDDDKEPEISYNKAKARIEAMTENIKKQISFNDEDSVKGNFSLYPKQKPEIFLNHVEKTKEYIRAGDIIQAVISQPFICDDAPDFWTLYRVQRYINPSPYLFFMHLGDVALVGSSPETMVRLENRVATLRPIAGTRKRGNTEQKDRALADELLSDEKERAEHLMLVDLGRNDLGRVAETGSVQVTDLMVIERYSHVMHLVSSINCDLEKEYDAWDLLAATFPAGTLSGAPKVRAMEIIAELEKEPRGPYGGAVGYISFNGNMDLAITIRTACVEKGKLVVRAGAGIVADSIPESELKETENKAMAIQNALQLIQKSK, encoded by the coding sequence ATGTTATTAAATCAATTTCCGGACAAAAAAGAATTTTGTGCTCTTTCTGAAAAGAGCAATGTTATCCCGCTTTGCGTGGAAATACTTGCCGATACCGAAACGCCGGTTTCTTTGCTGCGTAAATTTTACGATGGCAAAGGCCCGGTCTTTTTGCTTGAAAGTGTTGAAGGCGGAGAAAGATGGGGAAGATACAGTTTTCTGGGAACTTCGGCACGCAGCCATATATGCGTATTTAAAGATCATGTTGAAGTAAAAGAAAACGGTACGGTTAAAAAGATACCTCATGGAAATAAACCGCTTGATGTTTTAAGAGATATCATGAAGGATTACCGTCCTGCATCGCTTGCCGGGCTGCCGCGTTTCTGGGGAGGAATGGTCGGCTATCTTTCATATGAGATGGTTTCGTTTTTTGAGCCTGTTCCCTGCGTGGTACCTGATGATAAGCCACTTTCTCATTTTATAATACCGGATGAGATAATTGTTTTTGATAATATCCGAAATACGCTTCTTGGAATAAGCATCTGCTTTACAGATGATGATAAAGAGCCTGAGATCTCTTATAATAAAGCAAAAGCACGTATAGAGGCGATGACGGAAAATATCAAAAAGCAGATTTCTTTTAATGATGAGGATTCGGTAAAAGGAAATTTTTCTCTTTATCCAAAGCAAAAACCGGAAATATTTTTAAATCATGTTGAAAAAACAAAAGAATACATAAGAGCAGGAGATATAATCCAGGCGGTTATATCCCAGCCTTTTATATGTGACGATGCTCCGGATTTCTGGACATTATACAGGGTGCAAAGATATATTAACCCTTCACCTTATCTTTTCTTTATGCACCTTGGAGATGTTGCTCTTGTTGGGTCATCACCGGAAACTATGGTAAGACTTGAAAACAGGGTGGCTACACTTCGCCCTATTGCCGGAACACGCAAAAGAGGAAACACAGAGCAAAAAGACAGGGCTCTTGCAGATGAACTTCTTTCCGATGAAAAAGAAAGGGCAGAACACCTCATGCTTGTCGATTTAGGGCGTAATGATCTTGGCCGGGTAGCGGAAACAGGCAGCGTACAGGTAACCGATCTTATGGTAATCGAGCGATATTCTCATGTAATGCATCTGGTTTCGAGCATAAACTGCGATCTTGAAAAAGAATACGATGCATGGGATCTTCTTGCTGCAACTTTTCCTGCAGGCACTTTATCGGGTGCGCCGAAGGTAAGAGCCATGGAAATCATAGCGGAACTTGAAAAAGAGCCGAGGGGGCCATACGGCGGAGCTGTTGGATATATCTCTTTTAACGGCAATATGGATCTGGCTATTACGATAAGAACCGCTTGTGTGGAAAAAGGAAAGCTTGTGGTAAGAGCTGGAGCCGGAATAGTAGCTGATTCAATCCCGGAAAGTGAGCTGAAGGAAACTGAAAACAAGGCTATGGCTATACAAAATGCATTACAGCTTATCCAAAAAAGTAAATGA